In Halobacteriovorax marinus SJ, the following proteins share a genomic window:
- a CDS encoding succinate dehydrogenase/fumarate reductase iron-sulfur subunit, whose amino-acid sequence MSSDNLLTLNLKIWRQKNNKDKGEIVDYTIEGVSPDASFLEMLDILNEKLIAEGTDPVAFDHDCREGICGMCSLMINGQAHGPEAETTTCQLHMRKFKNGETIVVEPFRARAFPVLKDLMIDRTAFDDIIASGGFVNVNTGNAQDANAILVPKENAELAMDAAACIGCGACVASCKNASAMLFVSAKVSQLSLLPQGQLEAEERVKNMVTKMDELGFGNCTNEAECEASCPKGISISNIARMNRDFLSAAVKAKN is encoded by the coding sequence ATGAGTTCAGATAATTTATTGACTTTAAATCTAAAAATTTGGCGTCAAAAGAATAATAAAGATAAAGGTGAAATTGTAGACTATACAATTGAAGGTGTATCTCCAGACGCATCTTTTCTAGAAATGCTAGATATCCTTAATGAGAAATTAATTGCAGAGGGAACAGATCCAGTTGCATTCGACCACGATTGTAGAGAGGGAATCTGTGGAATGTGCTCTCTAATGATTAATGGTCAGGCCCACGGGCCAGAAGCAGAGACGACAACTTGTCAGCTTCACATGAGAAAATTCAAGAATGGTGAGACAATTGTTGTTGAACCATTTAGAGCAAGGGCCTTCCCTGTTCTAAAAGACCTTATGATTGATAGAACTGCTTTTGATGACATTATTGCTTCAGGTGGTTTTGTTAATGTAAATACAGGTAACGCTCAAGATGCTAACGCTATTCTAGTTCCAAAGGAAAATGCTGAATTAGCTATGGATGCAGCGGCTTGTATTGGTTGTGGTGCATGTGTAGCTTCTTGTAAGAATGCTTCAGCGATGCTCTTCGTATCTGCTAAAGTTTCTCAACTTTCACTTCTTCCACAAGGTCAACTTGAAGCGGAAGAGAGAGTTAAGAATATGGTCACTAAAATGGATGAACTCGGTTTTGGTAACTGTACTAACGAAGCTGAATGTGAAGCCTCTTGTCCTAAGGGAATCTCTATTAGCAATATCGCTAGAATGAATAGAGACTTTCTCTCAGCTGCTGTTAAGGCAAAAAATTAA